From Cyanobacteria bacterium GSL.Bin1, the proteins below share one genomic window:
- the sixA gene encoding phosphohistidine phosphatase SixA yields the protein MSKTVYLIRHGIAVDRAPSQPDETRALTAEGQKKTKKVAQQMQAVGVTFDLILTSPLVRAMQTAEILRDVGLTQTLETFPPLAPGGNIKDWVQWWQHWQTEGSHHSGTLALVGHQPDLGNWAESLVWGKTQQKLVVKKAGVIGLNCPDDQSPLGQSELFLLTSPKWLLK from the coding sequence ATGTCCAAAACAGTTTATTTAATTCGCCACGGAATCGCTGTGGATCGCGCCCCCTCTCAACCGGATGAAACGCGCGCTTTAACCGCAGAAGGACAAAAGAAAACCAAAAAAGTTGCCCAACAAATGCAAGCAGTGGGCGTGACGTTCGACCTCATTTTAACCAGTCCCCTAGTACGGGCAATGCAAACGGCAGAAATTTTGCGTGATGTGGGATTAACACAAACCTTAGAAACCTTTCCTCCTTTAGCCCCCGGTGGAAACATTAAAGATTGGGTGCAGTGGTGGCAGCATTGGCAAACTGAGGGTAGTCATCATTCGGGAACCCTTGCGCTAGTGGGTCATCAACCCGACTTAGGCAACTGGGCAGAATCATTAGTCTGGGGAAAAACGCAGCAAAAGCTCGTGGTGAAGAAAGCAGGCGTGATTGGTTTGAACTGTCCAGACGATCAATCGCCACTTGGACAAAGCGAATTATTTTTACTCACGTCTCCAAAATGGCTGTTGAAATAG
- a CDS encoding YtxH domain-containing protein produces MAKRGISAFIGGIALGSAIGAVVGLLVAPRSGRETRQTLKKSAQALPEMAEDVSSSVQWQATRFSESTLHRWDGTLNRLKSAIAAGIEASRMETATVEEQPDASSDQKSSTE; encoded by the coding sequence ATGGCGAAGCGCGGGATTAGTGCTTTTATTGGCGGCATCGCTCTTGGTAGTGCGATCGGCGCAGTGGTCGGACTGCTGGTTGCTCCTCGTTCTGGACGGGAGACCAGACAGACCTTAAAAAAATCAGCACAAGCACTACCAGAAATGGCAGAAGATGTTTCTAGTAGTGTGCAGTGGCAAGCCACTCGTTTCTCAGAAAGCACCTTACATAGGTGGGATGGGACATTGAATCGTCTCAAAAGCGCGATCGCGGCAGGAATTGAAGCCAGTAGAATGGAAACAGCAACGGTTGAAGAACAGCCAGACGCTTCCTCCGATCAAAAATCAAGTACAGAATGA
- a CDS encoding phosphorylase kinase: MLIIHNEELLDLIQRSYTPSHLEKLLTLLVEKKALTFPRLSNGLFPAAVLDDQTEYTGYSNVWVRDNIHVAHAHYVWGKTDIAVKTAQTLMAYFTKHRSRFESIIKEPSLAQNVMNRPHIRFKGETLAENPEYWPHAQNDALGYFLWFYCLLARDGLLSVSESDVETLALFPLYFRAIAYWQDEDSGHWEETRKISASSIGTVVAGLKALKQMNLNAEFVAHCCQYDGEVITPQLLNDLIDNGNTALLQILPAECLQTDPKKKRETDGALLFLIYPLKVVSQTTAIKVRDRVLDTLEGNYGISRYVGDSFWFPNYKQILSQEQRTAEFSNDIEKRDAFLKPGEEAQWCIFDPIVSVIFGKQYQNTHSSLDLQQQIHYLNRSLGQITGKNSEFGPYRCPELYYREQREYVPSDATPLLWTQANLILALKEIKNSLNV, encoded by the coding sequence ATGCTCATTATTCATAATGAAGAGTTACTGGATCTGATTCAGAGGAGTTACACCCCTTCCCATCTTGAAAAATTATTGACGCTGCTTGTAGAAAAGAAAGCACTAACATTTCCTCGCTTGAGTAATGGTCTATTTCCCGCAGCCGTCTTAGATGATCAAACCGAATACACCGGATATTCTAATGTTTGGGTCCGCGATAACATTCATGTTGCCCATGCCCATTATGTGTGGGGAAAAACAGACATTGCGGTTAAAACGGCTCAAACCTTAATGGCATACTTTACCAAGCATCGATCGCGCTTTGAAAGTATTATCAAAGAACCGAGTCTAGCGCAAAACGTGATGAATCGTCCTCATATTCGCTTCAAGGGGGAAACACTGGCAGAAAACCCCGAATATTGGCCCCACGCGCAAAATGATGCCCTCGGTTACTTTTTATGGTTTTATTGTCTCTTGGCGCGGGATGGCTTACTTAGTGTGAGTGAATCGGATGTGGAAACCTTAGCATTATTTCCGCTCTATTTTCGCGCGATCGCGTACTGGCAAGATGAAGATAGCGGACATTGGGAAGAAACCCGCAAGATTTCAGCGTCGAGTATTGGTACGGTAGTAGCAGGGTTAAAAGCCCTCAAACAAATGAACCTGAATGCCGAGTTTGTTGCCCACTGCTGTCAGTATGACGGAGAAGTCATAACCCCCCAACTTTTAAATGATTTAATCGACAACGGCAATACTGCCCTCCTGCAAATTCTCCCCGCAGAATGTCTACAAACCGATCCCAAGAAAAAACGAGAAACGGATGGGGCATTACTCTTCTTGATTTACCCCCTAAAAGTCGTCTCCCAGACAACGGCGATTAAAGTGCGCGATCGCGTTTTGGATACCCTCGAAGGCAACTATGGTATTTCTCGTTATGTTGGCGATTCGTTCTGGTTTCCCAACTACAAACAGATTTTAAGTCAAGAACAGCGCACAGCAGAGTTTAGTAACGACATAGAAAAGCGAGATGCCTTCTTGAAACCGGGGGAAGAAGCCCAATGGTGTATTTTTGACCCCATCGTTTCCGTTATTTTTGGCAAGCAATATCAAAATACACATAGTTCCTTGGATCTTCAGCAACAGATTCATTACCTCAATCGTTCGTTAGGACAAATTACGGGCAAGAATAGTGAATTTGGACCTTACCGATGTCCAGAACTCTATTACCGTGAACAGAGGGAATATGTTCCCAGTGATGCAACTCCCTTACTCTGGACACAAGCCAACTTAATCTTGGCACTAAAGGAGATAAAAAATAGTCTAAACGTTTAA
- the psbD gene encoding photosystem II D2 protein (photosystem q(a) protein), protein MTIAVGRAQQQRGVFDLVDDWLKRDRFVFIGWSGLLLFPCAYMAIGGWLTGTTFVTSWYTHGLASSYLEGCNFLTVAVSTPADAFGHSLLFLWGPEANWDFVRWCQIGGLWSFVALHGAFGLIGFMLRQFEIARLVGVRPYNAIAFSGPIAVFVSVFLMYPLGQSSWFFAPSFGVAGIFRFILFFQGFHNWTLNPFHMMGVAGILGGALLCAIHGATVENTLFDEGGDSNNTFRAFEPTQSEETYSMVTANRFWSQIFGIAFSNKRWLHFFMLFVPVTGLWMASVGVVGLGLNLRAYDFVSQEIRAAEDPEFETFYTKNILLNEGLRAWMAPDDQPHEQFEFPEEVLPRGNAL, encoded by the coding sequence ATGACTATTGCAGTAGGACGCGCCCAACAACAAAGAGGAGTCTTCGACCTCGTCGATGACTGGCTCAAGCGCGACAGATTTGTCTTTATTGGCTGGTCGGGTTTACTGCTATTCCCTTGTGCCTACATGGCAATTGGGGGATGGCTCACCGGAACCACCTTCGTGACTTCCTGGTACACCCACGGTTTAGCCAGCTCTTACTTAGAAGGCTGCAACTTCTTAACCGTTGCCGTCTCTACCCCCGCAGACGCTTTTGGACACTCCCTACTCTTCTTGTGGGGACCCGAAGCCAACTGGGACTTTGTCCGCTGGTGTCAAATCGGCGGACTCTGGAGTTTCGTCGCCCTCCACGGTGCTTTCGGACTGATTGGGTTTATGCTCCGTCAGTTTGAAATTGCCCGCTTGGTCGGCGTTCGTCCTTACAACGCGATCGCGTTCTCCGGTCCGATTGCGGTATTTGTCAGCGTCTTCTTAATGTATCCCCTCGGACAATCGAGCTGGTTCTTTGCTCCTAGCTTCGGGGTCGCCGGCATCTTCCGCTTTATTCTCTTCTTCCAAGGATTCCACAACTGGACCTTGAATCCCTTCCACATGATGGGAGTCGCCGGAATTTTAGGCGGTGCGCTGCTGTGTGCAATTCACGGCGCGACCGTAGAAAATACCCTGTTTGATGAAGGGGGCGACAGCAACAACACCTTCCGCGCCTTCGAGCCAACGCAATCGGAAGAAACCTACTCGATGGTAACCGCGAACCGGTTCTGGAGTCAGATTTTTGGGATTGCGTTCTCTAACAAACGTTGGTTACACTTCTTCATGCTGTTTGTCCCCGTCACTGGACTGTGGATGGCATCAGTCGGAGTAGTTGGTTTAGGATTGAACCTGCGGGCTTATGACTTCGTGTCGCAAGAAATCCGTGCCGCAGAAGATCCCGAGTTTGAAACCTTCTATACGAAAAATATCTTATTAAACGAAGGTCTCCGCGCCTGGATGGCACCGGATGACCAACCCCACGAACAGTTTGAATTCCCAGAGGAGGTACTACCCCGTGGTAACGCTCTCTAA
- the cobQ gene encoding cobyric acid synthase CobQ, producing the protein MKQALMVVGATSHAGKSLLCAAICRLLSRQGWRVSPFKGQNMALNAYVTNAGDEIGYAQAVQAWAAGIEPTVEMNPILLKPQGDMTSQVILNGKAVRRTQAQQYYEQYFERGWAAIKRALAVLSETYDYIVCEGAGSPAEINLMHRDLTNMRVAEYLNAPTLLVVDIERGGSFAHIIGTLEILKHANAGHHLVKGILINKFRGQQSILQPGIEWVETYTGIPVVGVIPYLQQAFPAEDSLDLLERRGRKRNTDLTIAIIHLPKIANFTDFDPLEAETSVNLRYVRPEEELGNPDAVILPGSKTTITDLQTLQATGMAAALQAYAKKGGIIFGICGGFQMLGETLSDPDGLEGEPGNYEGLGLFPLQTIITGEKLTRQRTVQAIFPESNTPITGYEIHQGRTRFTTESEILMPLFKDADLGYVNPQQSVWGCYLHGLFENGTWRRQWLNQLRQRKGLSPLETNVPHHRQQREEVLDAVTDIIENHLDLTPLLK; encoded by the coding sequence ATGAAACAAGCCTTGATGGTTGTGGGTGCCACCTCTCACGCCGGGAAATCACTCCTTTGTGCTGCTATTTGTCGCCTGTTAAGCCGTCAGGGTTGGCGAGTCAGTCCCTTCAAAGGACAAAACATGGCACTCAATGCTTATGTCACTAATGCCGGAGATGAGATTGGGTATGCCCAAGCGGTGCAAGCCTGGGCAGCAGGAATAGAACCGACCGTAGAAATGAACCCCATTCTCCTCAAACCGCAAGGGGATATGACCTCGCAAGTCATTCTCAACGGGAAAGCTGTGAGACGGACTCAAGCCCAACAATATTACGAGCAATACTTTGAGCGGGGTTGGGCTGCGATTAAAAGGGCACTGGCAGTATTAAGTGAAACGTACGACTATATTGTCTGTGAAGGGGCAGGAAGTCCTGCTGAAATTAATCTTATGCACCGCGACTTAACGAATATGCGCGTTGCGGAATATCTTAATGCTCCCACTTTACTCGTAGTCGATATCGAACGCGGAGGCTCTTTTGCCCATATCATTGGCACCTTAGAAATTTTAAAACACGCTAATGCCGGACACCATCTGGTGAAAGGCATCCTCATTAATAAGTTTCGCGGACAGCAATCGATCTTACAACCGGGGATTGAATGGGTGGAAACCTATACCGGTATTCCCGTTGTGGGTGTGATTCCTTATTTACAACAAGCGTTTCCCGCAGAAGACTCTCTAGATTTATTAGAACGTCGCGGACGGAAACGTAACACGGATCTCACCATTGCCATTATTCATCTGCCCAAAATTGCTAATTTCACAGATTTTGACCCGCTAGAGGCGGAAACTAGTGTTAACTTGCGTTATGTTCGTCCAGAAGAGGAATTAGGGAATCCCGATGCGGTGATTCTCCCAGGTTCTAAAACCACGATTACCGACTTACAAACCTTACAAGCAACTGGAATGGCAGCTGCACTGCAAGCCTACGCCAAAAAAGGAGGAATCATTTTCGGCATCTGCGGTGGTTTTCAAATGTTAGGAGAAACTTTAAGCGACCCGGATGGCTTAGAAGGGGAACCGGGGAACTACGAGGGGTTAGGCTTATTTCCTTTACAAACCATCATCACGGGTGAAAAACTGACCCGTCAGCGTACTGTACAAGCAATTTTTCCGGAAAGTAATACTCCGATTACTGGTTATGAAATTCATCAAGGGCGCACTCGTTTCACCACTGAGTCGGAAATATTAATGCCTTTGTTTAAGGATGCAGACTTAGGTTATGTCAATCCACAACAATCGGTTTGGGGTTGTTATTTACATGGACTCTTTGAAAATGGCACCTGGCGTAGACAATGGCTCAACCAATTACGACAGAGAAAAGGACTCTCTCCCCTAGAGACGAATGTTCCGCACCATCGCCAACAACGGGAGGAAGTTCTCGATGCTGTAACCGATATAATAGAAAACCATTTGGACTTAACCCCTTTATTAAAATGA
- the psbC gene encoding photosystem II 44 kDa subunit reaction center protein: MVTLSNTFVGTGRDQESSGYAWWSGNARLINLSGKLLGAHVAHAGLIVFWAGAMTLFEVGHFVPEKPMYEQGLILLPHLATLGWGVGPGGEVVDTFPYFVVGVLHLISSAVLGLGGIYHAVRGPETLEEYSSFFGYDWKDKNKMTTILGFHLVVLGIGALLLVFKAVFFGGVYDTWAPGGGDVRVINNPTLNPAAIFGYLIDSPFGGNGWVIGVDNMEDIIGGHIWVGLICIAGGVWHILTKPFGWVRRAFVWSGEAYLSYSLGALSLMGFVATAMVWFNNTAYPSEFYGPTNAEASQAQAFLFLARDQRLGANIATSQGPTGLGKYLMRSPTGEIILGGETMRFWDFRGPWLEPLRGPNGLDVDKIRNDIQPWQLRRAAEYMTHAPNGSINSVGGIITEPNSFNYVNLRQWLAGSHFVLGFFFLIGHLWHAGRARAAAAGFERGLNRETEPVLSMPDLD; encoded by the coding sequence GTGGTAACGCTCTCTAATACATTTGTCGGTACAGGTCGTGACCAAGAATCTAGCGGTTACGCCTGGTGGTCTGGTAACGCCCGTTTAATCAACCTTTCCGGAAAGTTACTTGGCGCTCATGTTGCCCACGCTGGTCTCATTGTCTTCTGGGCAGGCGCTATGACTTTATTTGAAGTGGGTCACTTTGTCCCTGAAAAGCCCATGTACGAGCAGGGCTTAATCCTTCTCCCTCACCTCGCTACCCTGGGTTGGGGCGTTGGTCCGGGTGGAGAAGTAGTTGATACCTTCCCCTACTTCGTTGTTGGGGTACTCCACTTAATTTCTTCCGCTGTACTGGGTCTCGGTGGGATTTACCACGCAGTACGGGGCCCTGAAACCTTAGAAGAATATTCTTCCTTCTTCGGTTACGACTGGAAAGACAAAAACAAAATGACCACTATCCTAGGGTTCCACCTCGTGGTTCTAGGAATTGGCGCACTACTCTTAGTATTCAAAGCTGTCTTTTTCGGCGGTGTCTACGATACTTGGGCACCCGGTGGTGGCGATGTCCGTGTCATCAATAATCCCACCCTCAACCCTGCCGCCATCTTTGGCTACTTAATCGACTCTCCCTTTGGGGGTAACGGTTGGGTCATTGGTGTGGACAATATGGAAGACATCATTGGCGGACATATCTGGGTTGGCTTAATTTGCATCGCTGGCGGTGTCTGGCATATTCTCACCAAGCCCTTTGGCTGGGTTCGCCGCGCCTTTGTCTGGTCTGGTGAAGCTTACCTTTCCTACAGCCTGGGTGCGCTTTCCTTAATGGGCTTTGTCGCCACAGCAATGGTTTGGTTCAACAACACTGCCTATCCCAGTGAATTCTATGGTCCGACCAACGCTGAAGCGTCTCAAGCACAAGCCTTCTTATTCTTAGCCCGTGACCAACGCTTAGGGGCAAATATTGCCACCTCTCAAGGTCCAACAGGTCTGGGTAAATACTTAATGCGTTCTCCCACTGGTGAGATTATTCTCGGTGGTGAAACGATGCGCTTCTGGGACTTCCGTGGTCCTTGGTTAGAGCCGTTACGGGGACCGAATGGTCTTGATGTGGACAAAATCAGAAATGATATTCAGCCTTGGCAACTTCGTCGTGCTGCTGAATACATGACTCACGCACCAAACGGTTCCATCAACTCTGTGGGTGGTATTATTACCGAACCCAACTCCTTCAACTACGTTAACCTTCGTCAATGGTTAGCTGGTTCTCACTTTGTCTTAGGCTTCTTCTTCTTAATCGGTCACTTATGGCACGCGGGTCGTGCTCGTGCTGCAGCAGCCGGTTTTGAAAGAGGTCTCAACCGCGAAACTGAGCCAGTACTATCCATGCCTGATTTAGACTAG
- a CDS encoding bifunctional oligoribonuclease/PAP phosphatase NrnA — MSSNLIFDPNSRYSQANGNSVEAEEMPEVNHTSSSNHLEGDQRYNKTDISLNQIIEAFKETLERHRGERQLVIIQDFPDPDALSSAWAYQLIAQQYEIQCDIVYAGILSHQENIALVKLTGLPAKRWGIQTLKERDLSVYQGCVLIDTQGTTSQLMPLVREQELPVTVIIDHHSDQGEANGEFVDLRNQTRATATILTQYIQAGLLNFNTSNSKHVKCATALMHGLRSDTNRLMQAQEEDFLAAAYLSRFYDVQLLNAVLQTSRSKRVMDVIERSLRNRLVQNNFSIAGVGYLRYDDRDAIPQAADFLVTEENVHTAVVYGIVHNEHEELEVVIGSLRTSKLTLDPDEFIKEAFGQDTQGRYFGGGRYMAGGFEVPLGFLYGFNEHSDYAKLKWEVFDTQIKQKLLRLVNPDDSVINTD, encoded by the coding sequence ATGTCATCTAACCTGATTTTTGATCCCAATTCTCGATATTCTCAAGCCAATGGCAATTCGGTTGAAGCAGAAGAAATGCCAGAGGTCAACCACACCTCCTCCTCAAATCATCTAGAAGGAGATCAGCGATATAACAAGACTGATATCTCCTTAAACCAGATTATTGAGGCTTTCAAGGAAACCTTAGAGCGTCATCGAGGGGAAAGACAACTCGTTATTATTCAAGACTTTCCCGATCCCGATGCCCTTTCGAGTGCTTGGGCTTATCAACTCATTGCCCAACAATACGAAATTCAGTGTGATATTGTTTATGCCGGAATTTTATCTCATCAGGAAAATATTGCTTTAGTCAAATTAACCGGTCTTCCAGCAAAGCGATGGGGCATTCAAACGCTGAAGGAAAGAGATTTATCGGTGTATCAAGGCTGTGTTTTGATTGATACCCAAGGTACGACAAGTCAGTTAATGCCCTTGGTTCGTGAACAAGAACTCCCGGTGACAGTGATTATCGACCATCACAGTGATCAAGGAGAAGCCAATGGAGAATTTGTGGATTTGCGAAATCAAACCCGAGCCACAGCTACTATTCTCACCCAGTATATTCAAGCCGGCTTATTAAATTTCAACACCAGTAATAGTAAGCACGTCAAATGCGCAACAGCACTAATGCATGGCTTGCGTTCCGATACGAATCGTTTGATGCAAGCCCAAGAAGAAGACTTTTTAGCGGCTGCTTATCTCAGCCGGTTTTATGATGTACAGCTCTTAAATGCCGTTTTGCAAACCTCTCGTTCCAAGCGAGTTATGGATGTAATTGAACGGTCGCTACGCAATCGTCTGGTGCAAAATAATTTCTCGATCGCGGGAGTGGGTTATTTACGCTATGATGACCGCGATGCTATTCCGCAAGCCGCGGACTTCCTCGTTACAGAAGAAAATGTGCATACTGCGGTTGTCTATGGCATCGTTCACAATGAACACGAAGAGTTAGAAGTGGTCATTGGTTCTTTACGCACCAGTAAGCTGACTTTGGATCCCGATGAATTTATTAAAGAAGCTTTCGGTCAAGATACGCAAGGGCGCTACTTTGGCGGTGGACGTTATATGGCAGGTGGTTTTGAAGTACCGTTAGGATTTTTATACGGGTTTAATGAACATTCCGACTATGCGAAGTTGAAATGGGAAGTGTTTGATACCCAAATTAAACAGAAACTCCTCCGTTTAGTCAATCCTGACGACAGTGTAATTAATACCGATTAA
- the rsmH gene encoding 16S rRNA (cytosine(1402)-N(4))-methyltransferase RsmH, producing MNQDEKQPFFHLPVLPEMVIQELAIKENGHYLDATVGGGGHSELILKAADNVKITALDQDESAIAAAKEKLAFAPYPAVEFYHVNFADYDPKGQQFDGILADLGVSSTQLDTATRGFSFQKEGDLDMRMNSHQSLTAAEIINHWDETTLADIFYHYGEERYSRKIARRLLQKRPFYTTTELANAIALCFPPQKRYGRIHPATRVFQALRIAVNHELDNLKTFLEIAPNWLKPGARIAIISFHSLEDRIVKHSFREHPELQVVTKKPMIASAEETRQNPRARSAKLRIAQKIYPASR from the coding sequence ATGAACCAAGACGAAAAACAACCTTTTTTCCATCTTCCTGTTTTGCCTGAGATGGTGATCCAAGAATTAGCAATTAAAGAAAATGGACATTATTTGGATGCAACCGTTGGGGGAGGGGGACACAGTGAGCTGATCTTGAAGGCAGCAGATAACGTTAAAATCACAGCCTTGGATCAAGATGAAAGCGCGATCGCAGCAGCAAAAGAAAAATTAGCCTTTGCTCCTTACCCTGCCGTTGAATTTTACCACGTTAACTTTGCCGATTATGACCCCAAAGGACAACAATTTGATGGCATTCTTGCGGATTTAGGTGTGAGTTCAACTCAACTTGATACCGCGACAAGAGGGTTTAGTTTCCAAAAAGAAGGCGATTTAGATATGCGGATGAATTCTCATCAATCTCTAACGGCTGCTGAAATTATTAATCATTGGGATGAAACCACTTTAGCGGATATTTTTTATCATTATGGCGAAGAAAGATATTCCCGGAAAATTGCCCGTAGACTGTTACAAAAAAGACCCTTTTACACGACAACGGAACTAGCGAACGCGATCGCGCTTTGTTTTCCACCTCAGAAAAGATATGGCAGAATTCACCCAGCCACTCGTGTTTTTCAAGCCCTCCGCATCGCTGTTAATCATGAACTGGACAACCTAAAAACCTTCTTAGAAATTGCCCCCAACTGGCTGAAACCCGGCGCTAGAATTGCCATAATTAGCTTTCATAGTTTAGAAGATCGCATCGTCAAACACAGCTTTCGGGAACACCCTGAACTACAAGTTGTCACTAAAAAACCGATGATCGCTAGCGCCGAAGAAACTCGCCAGAACCCCCGTGCTCGTTCTGCTAAACTCAGAATTGCTCAGAAAATTTATCCTGCTTCCCGCTAA
- a CDS encoding 2Fe-2S iron-sulfur cluster binding domain-containing protein encodes MSVQVHFLPDDVIIEAEPGEPVLQVAERAGLFIPTGCMMGSCHACEVELEDGTPFCACISAIPEEEKFVINLIDDPIW; translated from the coding sequence ATGAGTGTACAGGTTCATTTTCTTCCCGACGATGTCATCATTGAAGCTGAACCCGGCGAACCAGTTTTACAGGTAGCCGAACGCGCTGGACTGTTTATTCCCACTGGTTGCATGATGGGATCTTGTCATGCTTGTGAAGTGGAATTAGAAGATGGAACGCCCTTTTGTGCTTGTATTAGCGCCATTCCCGAGGAGGAAAAATTCGTAATCAACTTAATTGATGATCCCATTTGGTAA
- a CDS encoding HNH endonuclease, with the protein MSKVLVLNASYEPLNLTSWRRAVVLLLKGKAEQLEYNGKLIYTGFPLPTVIRLRYYVRVPYKEIPLTRRNILERDSNRCQYCGYKGDQLTLDHVIPRSRGGGDTWENIVAACVRCNVKKGSRTPREAEMPLSRPPRRPYSSLHFELARHIQGNRNQEWRKYVIGIQ; encoded by the coding sequence ATGAGCAAGGTTTTGGTGCTAAACGCCTCCTACGAACCGCTCAACCTCACCAGTTGGCGACGAGCGGTAGTTTTGTTGCTCAAAGGGAAAGCTGAACAACTGGAATATAACGGTAAACTGATTTACACTGGCTTCCCCTTACCCACAGTGATTCGTTTGCGGTACTATGTCCGCGTTCCCTATAAAGAAATCCCTTTAACTCGTCGGAATATTTTAGAACGTGATAGCAATCGTTGCCAATACTGTGGCTATAAAGGCGATCAACTCACCTTAGATCACGTTATTCCTCGCTCTCGTGGCGGTGGCGACACTTGGGAAAACATTGTCGCTGCTTGTGTGCGCTGTAACGTAAAGAAAGGGAGTCGCACTCCCAGGGAAGCAGAAATGCCTCTCTCTCGTCCACCGCGCCGTCCGTACAGTAGCCTCCACTTTGAATTGGCTCGGCACATTCAAGGGAATCGTAATCAGGAATGGCGGAAATATGTAATTGGTATTCAGTAG